In Robbsia sp. KACC 23696, a single window of DNA contains:
- a CDS encoding molybdopterin-dependent oxidoreductase: MATVEIKGYCTLCRSRCGTINTVQDGRFVSVRPDFDHPTGSAMCMKGRAAPELVYSPHRIRFPMRRTNPKGADDPGWVRISWDEALDVVAGKLDTIRRESGAEAVVFGVTTPSGTPLSDSIDWVERFIRLYGSPNICYATEICNWHKDFAHAFTFGCGMPSPDVENADLVMLWGHNPTSTWLAQADAGGRGRRKGARLMVVDPRRTALAQQADVWLDVRPGTDGALALGLIHLLIASGRFDARFVRRWTNGPVLVREDNGAFLREQDLDADAPTNRVLMWDGASATPDIDDDVALRGSFLIDTTSGPVRCHPGFELLARETSSYDPETVARLTGVSSDTILRAADLIAAAKRVAYHAWSGVGQHTNATQTERAIAVLYALTGAFDGVGGNRLYPKHPTNPITEFSQLSAIQREKALGITERPIGPPSQGWVTARDTYHAILHGAPYPVRAMFGFGSNILSSQADIRLGESALRALEFHVHCDLFETPTAKYADILLPVGTPWEREGLRVGFDLNAASQQRVQLRPRIVAPQGEARADYDIVFELARRLGMAEDFFGGSLEAGWNHMLAPTGMRVEQLRDLPGGIDLPLPERHHLYESTAFDTETARVELYSALLHRHGQPALPTFIPPAEAIDAGGRRYPLVLSSAKNGYFCHSQHRGIVSLRKRALRPMVEMSPVTAQARGIEDGDPVMIRTRNGQARFTAQLKADMQADAVVGEFGWWQACPEIGAPGYALDGADNSHYNGLISSEHADPISGSVPLRSFRCEVIRDPDFDIATRRWTGWRPFTVARLEPLADGVLGIHFEPVDQGGLPDFLPGQHVAIRIERDASREPLLRAYSLTGAAILPGRRRYSIAVRHQKGDGWTGAMSGHLHRELALGDVVALQAPSGRFTLPLESAQPVIFIAGGIGITPFISQLETVLRLGGNVPEIVLHYANRNSVSHAFRERLAALAAQLPSLTVIDHYDAPLPGDRYGRAGRISDAVVSDAQIAARARIYMCGPGPMMDAVRAGLLARGVPNFDIFHEQFVSPPKKVSGDATYTVRFLRSGRTVQWTAASGTLLSLAEDSGIALPNGCRVGQCESCAVPLKAGRALHLHGEAPEDAGTILACQAIPASDLEIDA, translated from the coding sequence ATGGCGACAGTAGAAATCAAAGGGTACTGCACGTTGTGCCGTTCCCGATGCGGCACGATCAACACGGTGCAGGACGGCCGGTTCGTCAGCGTGCGCCCGGACTTTGACCATCCCACCGGAAGCGCGATGTGCATGAAAGGACGCGCGGCACCGGAGCTGGTCTACAGCCCGCATCGCATCCGATTCCCGATGCGTCGCACAAACCCGAAGGGCGCGGACGATCCGGGCTGGGTACGAATATCCTGGGACGAGGCGCTCGATGTCGTTGCCGGCAAGCTCGATACGATTCGCCGCGAGAGCGGTGCGGAAGCGGTGGTATTCGGCGTAACGACGCCCAGCGGTACGCCACTCTCGGATAGCATCGACTGGGTCGAGCGTTTTATCCGCCTCTACGGCAGTCCCAATATTTGTTACGCGACCGAGATCTGCAATTGGCATAAGGATTTCGCGCACGCATTCACGTTCGGTTGCGGCATGCCGAGCCCGGATGTCGAGAACGCCGATCTCGTCATGCTATGGGGTCATAACCCGACGTCGACGTGGTTGGCGCAAGCGGATGCAGGCGGTCGCGGCCGCCGCAAGGGCGCGCGTCTGATGGTGGTCGATCCGCGACGCACCGCACTGGCCCAGCAGGCAGACGTCTGGCTCGACGTCCGGCCCGGAACCGACGGTGCGCTGGCGCTCGGCTTGATCCATCTGTTGATTGCCTCCGGCCGCTTCGATGCGCGCTTCGTACGACGATGGACCAACGGTCCGGTTCTCGTGCGCGAGGACAACGGCGCCTTTCTACGCGAACAGGATCTGGATGCGGATGCGCCGACCAATCGCGTCTTGATGTGGGATGGGGCATCGGCCACACCCGACATCGATGACGACGTGGCCCTGCGCGGGTCGTTTCTGATCGATACGACATCAGGGCCCGTACGTTGCCATCCCGGCTTCGAATTGCTGGCGCGCGAGACATCGTCATACGATCCGGAGACCGTCGCGCGGTTGACTGGCGTGTCATCCGACACGATCCTGCGCGCGGCCGATCTGATCGCCGCGGCGAAGCGCGTGGCGTATCACGCGTGGTCCGGCGTGGGGCAGCATACGAATGCGACGCAAACCGAGCGTGCCATCGCCGTGCTCTATGCCTTGACCGGCGCATTCGATGGAGTGGGCGGCAACCGTCTTTATCCAAAGCATCCGACCAACCCGATCACCGAATTTTCACAGCTCTCCGCTATACAACGGGAAAAGGCGCTCGGTATCACGGAACGCCCGATCGGGCCGCCCTCTCAGGGATGGGTCACCGCCCGAGATACCTATCACGCGATCCTGCACGGTGCGCCTTACCCGGTGCGCGCGATGTTCGGGTTTGGATCAAATATCCTCTCGTCGCAGGCCGATATTCGCCTGGGCGAAAGCGCGCTGCGCGCGCTCGAATTCCACGTCCATTGCGATCTTTTCGAGACGCCGACAGCGAAATATGCCGACATCCTGCTGCCGGTAGGAACGCCGTGGGAAAGAGAGGGGCTGCGGGTCGGGTTCGATCTGAACGCCGCGTCGCAGCAACGGGTGCAATTGCGACCGCGCATCGTGGCGCCGCAGGGCGAAGCGCGCGCCGACTACGACATCGTCTTCGAATTGGCGCGGCGTCTGGGCATGGCGGAGGACTTTTTCGGCGGCAGCCTGGAGGCAGGCTGGAACCACATGTTGGCGCCTACCGGTATGCGCGTTGAGCAATTGCGCGATCTGCCGGGCGGCATCGATCTGCCGCTTCCCGAGCGGCACCACCTCTACGAATCGACCGCGTTCGACACGGAAACCGCACGCGTGGAGCTGTATTCCGCGTTGCTACACCGGCACGGACAGCCCGCGCTACCGACGTTCATCCCGCCTGCGGAAGCGATCGACGCAGGCGGTCGACGATATCCGCTCGTCCTGTCGTCGGCGAAGAACGGCTATTTCTGTCACAGCCAGCATCGCGGCATCGTATCGCTCAGAAAGCGCGCGCTGCGCCCGATGGTTGAAATGTCGCCCGTGACGGCGCAGGCGCGGGGGATCGAAGACGGTGACCCGGTCATGATCAGGACGCGCAATGGACAGGCGCGATTCACCGCGCAATTGAAGGCCGATATGCAAGCCGATGCCGTCGTGGGCGAGTTCGGCTGGTGGCAGGCTTGTCCCGAAATCGGTGCGCCGGGTTATGCGCTAGACGGCGCGGACAATAGCCATTACAACGGCTTGATTTCCTCGGAGCATGCCGATCCGATCAGCGGTTCGGTCCCGCTGCGTTCCTTTCGCTGCGAGGTGATCCGTGATCCGGATTTCGATATCGCGACGCGACGATGGACCGGCTGGCGACCTTTTACCGTGGCGCGTCTCGAACCCTTGGCCGACGGCGTGTTGGGTATCCATTTCGAACCGGTGGATCAGGGGGGCCTGCCCGATTTTCTCCCCGGCCAACATGTCGCGATTCGAATCGAGCGGGACGCGTCACGCGAACCCTTGCTTCGCGCCTATTCTCTGACGGGCGCGGCGATTCTCCCGGGACGTCGACGCTACAGTATCGCCGTACGTCATCAAAAAGGCGACGGATGGACCGGGGCGATGTCGGGGCATTTGCATCGGGAGCTGGCGCTGGGCGACGTCGTGGCATTGCAGGCGCCATCCGGGCGCTTCACGTTGCCGCTCGAATCGGCGCAGCCGGTCATTTTCATCGCAGGGGGCATCGGCATAACGCCCTTTATCAGCCAACTGGAAACGGTGCTGCGTCTGGGCGGCAACGTGCCTGAGATCGTCTTGCACTACGCAAACCGAAACAGCGTCTCGCATGCATTTCGGGAACGACTGGCCGCCTTGGCGGCGCAATTGCCGTCGCTGACGGTAATCGATCATTACGACGCGCCGCTACCGGGAGACCGGTATGGGCGTGCGGGACGCATCAGCGATGCGGTCGTCAGCGACGCGCAGATTGCGGCACGCGCGCGGATCTATATGTGCGGACCCGGTCCGATGATGGATGCGGTGCGTGCGGGATTACTTGCGCGGGGCGTGCCGAACTTCGATATCTTTCACGAGCAATTCGTCTCGCCACCGAAAAAGGTCAGCGGCGATGCGACGTATACGGTGCGCTTTTTAAGATCGGGTCGGACCGTGCAATGGACCGCGGCATCGGGCACATTGCTGTCGCTTGCCGAGGACAGCGGCATTGCGCTGCCGAATGGATGCCGGGTGGGGCAGTGCGAGAGTTGCGCCGTACCGCTAAAAGCGGGACGGGCCTTGCACTTGCATGGAGAGGCGCCGGAGGATGCCGGAACGATTCTGGCCTGTCAGGCCATTCCCGCATCGGATCTCGAAATAGACGCGTGA
- a CDS encoding Ldh family oxidoreductase, with amino-acid sequence MSHTVRLSLEEVHTLSIAVLTANGLAMDHATAIAKVIVAGQRDECHSHGVYRLITCVNTLRNGKVALAVQPVVQDVSPAIVKVDAGWGFSPLAFELGSSKLIEKTKAIGIASLAINHCFHFSALWPEVEALAEQGLAAIAMTPSHSWVAPAGGIKPIFGTNPFAFAWPRPGAHPFVFDFATSAVARGEIELHRRSGSKIPLDWAVDASGQPTDDPTAALNGAMRTFGGHKGSALSAMIELLAGPLIGDFMSSESQAFDQHPGTAPCHGEFIMAFDPAMFGGPNWRDDNTRAEKLFDGIVSQGARLPSQRRFEARARSIVSGVDIPQALYDDVLALM; translated from the coding sequence GTGAGTCATACAGTACGTTTATCGCTTGAAGAGGTCCATACGCTATCCATCGCGGTGCTGACGGCCAATGGGCTTGCCATGGACCATGCCACCGCGATCGCGAAAGTCATCGTTGCCGGTCAGCGCGACGAATGCCATTCGCACGGCGTGTACCGCTTGATCACCTGCGTCAACACGCTGCGAAATGGCAAGGTTGCGCTGGCGGTTCAGCCGGTGGTGCAAGACGTGTCGCCGGCGATCGTGAAGGTGGATGCCGGATGGGGATTTTCTCCGCTGGCTTTCGAGTTGGGCAGCAGTAAGTTAATCGAGAAAACCAAGGCGATTGGCATTGCCTCGCTGGCGATCAATCATTGCTTCCATTTTTCCGCCCTGTGGCCCGAGGTCGAAGCGCTCGCCGAGCAAGGGCTTGCCGCCATTGCCATGACGCCGAGCCATAGCTGGGTCGCCCCGGCCGGCGGCATCAAACCGATTTTTGGGACGAATCCGTTTGCGTTCGCCTGGCCCAGACCCGGTGCCCATCCGTTTGTATTCGATTTCGCCACGAGCGCCGTCGCGCGCGGCGAGATCGAATTGCATCGACGCTCGGGGAGCAAGATTCCGCTCGATTGGGCGGTCGACGCCAGCGGCCAGCCGACCGATGATCCGACAGCGGCGCTGAACGGCGCCATGCGGACATTCGGCGGACATAAGGGGTCGGCATTGTCGGCGATGATCGAGCTGCTTGCCGGTCCGCTTATCGGCGATTTCATGAGTTCGGAATCGCAAGCATTCGACCAGCACCCGGGAACGGCGCCTTGCCACGGCGAATTCATCATGGCCTTCGATCCGGCCATGTTCGGCGGTCCGAACTGGCGTGACGACAACACCCGCGCGGAGAAACTGTTCGACGGGATCGTCTCGCAAGGGGCAAGGTTGCCGTCGCAGCGCCGCTTCGAAGCGCGTGCCCGAAGCATCGTGTCCGGCGTCGACATTCCGCAAGCTTTATACGACGATGTCTTGGCGTTGATGTAA
- a CDS encoding LysR family transcriptional regulator, translating to MSYTLQQLRHFAAVAETGSVSRAAEKCYISQPSLSASLKNLSELLGTPLFTRQRTGVALTAEGERFFKHTRQILQDVARADLDMRQQPTSVGGVVRIGVTETISGYLVPALLLESRRLFPDLDIQLVEDERRGIQRALLKREVDFALLLVSNMQPIDAISIRPLLDFPRKLWFSVDHPLRDRATISLQDVAEWDFYLLDKDEHVQTTKKYWASYGLAPKVVMKTKSPEAIRSLVANGLGVTILSDLTYREWSHEGGRIVRRTLSDPIPTMALGFAFRKDEILLPAVTHIVDMLRAFAGGGVKGATF from the coding sequence ATGTCCTATACGCTTCAGCAATTGCGGCACTTCGCGGCGGTCGCCGAAACCGGTTCCGTTTCGCGCGCGGCGGAGAAATGCTACATCTCACAGCCGTCCCTTAGCGCCTCGCTGAAAAATCTCTCGGAATTGCTTGGTACCCCGTTATTCACGCGGCAACGTACCGGCGTCGCGTTGACGGCGGAAGGTGAGCGGTTTTTCAAGCACACGCGCCAGATCTTGCAAGATGTCGCACGCGCCGATCTGGACATGCGGCAGCAGCCCACGAGCGTCGGCGGCGTCGTGCGAATTGGCGTGACGGAAACCATCAGCGGCTATCTCGTACCGGCCCTGTTATTGGAATCCCGCCGGCTTTTCCCCGATCTCGATATTCAGTTGGTAGAAGACGAAAGACGCGGCATCCAGCGCGCGCTCCTGAAGCGGGAGGTCGATTTCGCGCTGCTGCTTGTCTCGAATATGCAACCGATCGACGCGATCAGCATCCGGCCGCTGCTCGATTTTCCGCGGAAGCTCTGGTTCTCCGTCGATCATCCGCTGCGGGATCGCGCGACCATCAGCCTGCAAGATGTTGCGGAATGGGATTTCTACCTGCTGGACAAGGACGAGCACGTACAGACGACCAAGAAGTATTGGGCGAGCTACGGTTTGGCGCCGAAGGTGGTGATGAAGACCAAATCGCCGGAAGCCATTCGCAGCCTCGTAGCCAACGGCCTTGGCGTGACGATTCTCTCGGACCTGACGTATCGCGAATGGTCCCACGAAGGCGGGCGTATCGTTCGGCGCACGCTGTCCGACCCGATACCGACGATGGCGCTCGGCTTTGCCTTCCGGAAGGACGAAATCCTGCTCCCCGCAGTGACGCATATCGTCGACATGCTCCGTGCCTTTGCGGGGGGCGGCGTCAAGGGCGCGACGTTTTAA
- a CDS encoding sugar dehydrogenase complex small subunit, producing the protein MLLARRKLLIGGVAAVGTYVAVSGLPALALPESATAASGTLGTSAAIDAQFMRLSSLLIDHQLDSGVGARIAAFALQAHADLPKMMDGIVAIAQQKNATTVEGFFDDIPDGAMKDLAHWIIAAWYSGSSSAKHDAEVFTYELALTYQVTKDVTQIPSYGLSGPNAWTRPNAPLADMPHF; encoded by the coding sequence ATGTTACTAGCGCGCCGCAAGCTTCTTATCGGGGGCGTCGCAGCCGTCGGCACCTACGTTGCCGTATCGGGACTGCCTGCTCTGGCCCTGCCGGAATCGGCCACTGCTGCATCGGGAACGCTCGGCACCTCTGCCGCGATCGATGCGCAGTTCATGCGCCTTTCGTCGCTGCTGATCGATCATCAGCTCGATAGCGGCGTGGGTGCGCGCATCGCGGCATTCGCGCTGCAAGCGCATGCGGATTTGCCGAAGATGATGGACGGCATCGTCGCCATCGCGCAGCAAAAGAACGCCACCACCGTCGAGGGATTCTTCGACGATATCCCCGATGGCGCAATGAAGGATCTGGCGCACTGGATCATCGCGGCGTGGTATTCGGGGTCGTCGTCGGCGAAGCATGATGCCGAGGTCTTCACCTACGAACTCGCGCTGACCTATCAGGTCACGAAGGACGTCACCCAGATCCCGTCATACGGGCTTTCCGGTCCCAACGCCTGGACGCGTCCGAACGCACCCCTGGCCGACATGCCGCATTTCTAA
- a CDS encoding GMC family oxidoreductase: MPNKESADVVIVGTGVVGVTVAEQLLDAGASVLMLEAGPRVSRGEIVENFRNLPLSLKGDPSSCYPPAKWAPHPMWAHEDPHDHYLQLDGVDSYGQTYIRYAGGSTWHWAGTCWRLTPEDMRLHSNFGVGRDWAFDYQTLEPFYTRVEHHLGICGPSDPALQWPPLRSAPYPMPALPFGPGEQRFTDIAKSLGYNNIPTAQARNSGTSYDDRPACCANNNCVPVCPVAAKYDASTALARLEAKGATILCNAVAYRVETNSKNQIEAVHYFDQNKQSHRVTGKRFVIACNGIETPKLLLMSKDDRNPHGLANSSDQVGRNMMDHPQLTMTLTLQDPFWSGVGPVVNSGIMETSQGAFRSEHAGAYFRFNNFSRNRFVTFGALKKGLVGKALDAEIRRLSACTVDIVLAHEILPDPNNRLTLSDKKDWLGLPRPAVHYDVGDYVRKSADTYSIPIAKKFAAAMGATDMKLASKFAQSKHIMGGTIMGNDAANSVVDADCRAHDHDNLWLPGGAAMPSTACGNSTITMTALAFKAADAIVSQTRGA; the protein is encoded by the coding sequence ATGCCTAACAAAGAGAGTGCCGACGTCGTCATCGTCGGAACCGGCGTCGTCGGCGTCACGGTCGCCGAGCAATTGCTCGATGCCGGCGCATCGGTGCTGATGCTGGAAGCCGGTCCCCGCGTATCGCGCGGCGAGATCGTCGAGAATTTCCGCAACCTGCCGCTGTCGCTGAAGGGCGATCCGTCGTCCTGCTATCCGCCTGCAAAATGGGCGCCGCATCCCATGTGGGCGCACGAGGATCCGCACGACCATTATCTGCAGCTCGACGGCGTCGACAGTTATGGCCAGACGTATATCCGCTACGCGGGCGGCTCGACTTGGCACTGGGCCGGTACCTGCTGGCGCCTGACGCCGGAGGACATGCGTCTGCACTCGAATTTCGGCGTGGGTCGCGATTGGGCATTCGACTATCAGACGCTGGAGCCGTTCTATACCCGCGTCGAGCATCATCTGGGCATCTGCGGTCCGTCGGATCCGGCACTGCAATGGCCGCCGCTGCGCTCGGCGCCCTATCCGATGCCGGCACTGCCTTTCGGTCCGGGCGAACAACGCTTCACCGATATCGCAAAAAGCCTCGGCTACAACAATATTCCGACGGCACAGGCACGCAATAGCGGCACGTCGTATGACGATCGTCCGGCTTGCTGCGCCAACAACAACTGCGTGCCGGTCTGCCCCGTCGCCGCGAAGTACGACGCGTCGACCGCGCTCGCGCGCCTGGAAGCCAAGGGCGCGACGATCCTCTGCAACGCAGTGGCTTACCGCGTCGAGACGAACAGCAAGAACCAGATCGAAGCGGTGCATTACTTCGATCAAAACAAGCAAAGCCATCGCGTCACAGGCAAGCGCTTCGTGATCGCCTGCAACGGCATCGAAACACCGAAGCTGCTGTTGATGTCGAAGGACGACCGCAATCCGCACGGACTGGCGAACAGCTCCGATCAAGTCGGTCGCAATATGATGGACCATCCGCAGTTGACGATGACGCTGACCCTGCAGGATCCGTTCTGGTCCGGCGTCGGCCCGGTGGTCAACAGCGGCATCATGGAAACCTCGCAGGGTGCGTTCCGCTCGGAGCACGCCGGGGCATATTTCCGCTTCAACAATTTCAGCCGGAACCGCTTCGTCACGTTCGGCGCCTTGAAGAAAGGACTCGTCGGGAAGGCGTTGGATGCGGAAATCCGTCGCCTGTCCGCGTGTACCGTCGACATCGTGCTGGCACACGAGATCCTGCCGGATCCGAACAATCGCCTGACGCTGTCGGACAAGAAGGATTGGCTTGGCCTGCCGCGCCCCGCCGTGCATTACGACGTGGGCGACTACGTGCGCAAGTCGGCCGATACGTATTCGATTCCGATCGCGAAGAAGTTCGCCGCGGCGATGGGCGCGACCGACATGAAGCTGGCGTCGAAGTTTGCGCAAAGCAAGCACATCATGGGCGGCACCATCATGGGCAATGACGCCGCCAACTCGGTGGTCGACGCCGACTGCCGCGCGCATGATCACGATAATTTGTGGTTGCCGGGCGGTGCCGCGATGCCGAGCACGGCCTGCGGCAACAGCACCATCACGATGACGGCCCTGGCCTTCAAGGCCGCCGACGCCATCGTCAGCCAGACGCGGGGGGCCTGA
- a CDS encoding cytochrome c, whose protein sequence is MTSLARALRAASASMLLSGAVVASAQAADTPSATAAATPASSTVADTAAPQNGRFSPSLVEQGHYLATASDCIACHTVAGGKPMAGGLAIASPVGTIVASNITPSTTNGIGNYTEQQFADALRKGVRADGANLYPAMPYTAYATLSDDDIHALYAYFMQGVAPVDQPTARTHLPFPMNIRMSMKFWNALFLNDKPYVADPHQSEQWNRGRYLVDGAAHCSTCHTPRGVLMQEKLDLSMAGAQVGPWYAPNITPDAAHGIGTWSQADLVTYLKTGRLPGKAQAAGSMAEAITHSFRYLNDADVNAIAVYMKSIPAIGSNGSEDAIQGAAATSRFDQGKPSNALPAFRGKGFEAGMAGDTRGAVVFSANCASCHGYNGQGSSDGYYPSLFNNSATAGANPNNLLATILYGVDRETASGHVFMPSFGSQPGAVANLSNDDVAALANYLLSHYGNATQKVAAADVEVIRQGGPRSNLLTLARVGIGAGVAVVLIVIVLLGIRSRRKSAQARR, encoded by the coding sequence ATGACTTCCCTGGCGCGCGCGCTGCGCGCCGCTTCCGCGTCGATGTTGCTGAGCGGCGCGGTCGTCGCGTCGGCGCAGGCAGCGGACACGCCCTCGGCAACCGCCGCCGCGACGCCGGCGAGCAGCACCGTCGCCGACACCGCCGCGCCGCAAAACGGCCGCTTCTCGCCGAGCCTCGTCGAGCAAGGGCATTACCTCGCAACGGCGTCGGACTGCATCGCCTGCCATACCGTGGCGGGTGGCAAGCCGATGGCCGGTGGCCTGGCGATCGCCTCACCCGTCGGCACGATCGTCGCGTCGAACATCACGCCGTCGACGACCAACGGCATCGGTAACTATACGGAGCAGCAATTCGCCGATGCGCTGCGCAAGGGCGTACGCGCCGATGGTGCGAACCTGTACCCGGCGATGCCCTACACCGCCTACGCGACGCTGAGCGACGACGACATCCACGCGCTATACGCCTACTTCATGCAAGGCGTGGCCCCAGTCGATCAGCCGACGGCGCGGACGCATCTGCCCTTCCCGATGAACATCCGGATGTCGATGAAATTCTGGAATGCGCTGTTCCTGAACGACAAGCCGTATGTCGCCGATCCGCATCAATCGGAACAATGGAATCGCGGCCGCTACCTGGTGGACGGCGCGGCGCACTGCAGCACCTGCCACACGCCCCGCGGTGTGTTGATGCAGGAAAAGCTCGACCTGTCGATGGCCGGCGCGCAGGTGGGCCCGTGGTACGCACCGAACATCACGCCCGATGCCGCGCACGGCATCGGCACGTGGTCACAGGCGGATCTGGTCACCTACCTGAAGACCGGTCGTCTGCCGGGCAAGGCGCAAGCAGCGGGCAGCATGGCGGAGGCGATCACGCATAGCTTCCGTTACCTGAACGACGCCGACGTCAACGCGATCGCCGTCTATATGAAGAGCATCCCCGCCATCGGTTCCAACGGCAGTGAGGATGCAATACAAGGCGCCGCCGCAACCTCGCGTTTCGATCAGGGCAAGCCGTCCAACGCACTGCCGGCTTTCCGCGGCAAGGGCTTCGAGGCGGGTATGGCCGGCGACACCCGTGGCGCCGTGGTATTTTCGGCGAACTGCGCCTCCTGCCACGGTTATAACGGGCAAGGGTCGAGCGACGGCTATTACCCGAGCCTGTTCAACAACTCGGCCACGGCCGGCGCGAACCCGAACAATCTGCTGGCAACCATCCTGTATGGCGTCGATCGGGAAACGGCGAGCGGTCATGTATTCATGCCGTCGTTCGGCAGTCAGCCTGGCGCCGTTGCGAATCTGAGCAACGACGACGTGGCGGCGCTGGCCAACTACCTGCTGTCCCACTACGGCAATGCGACGCAGAAGGTCGCGGCCGCCGATGTCGAGGTGATCCGGCAAGGCGGACCGCGCTCGAATCTGCTGACGCTCGCGCGCGTTGGCATCGGCGCGGGGGTCGCGGTGGTATTGATCGTGATCGTCCTGCTGGGCATCCGGTCGAGACGCAAGTCGGCGCAAGCACGCCGCTAA
- a CDS encoding TIGR00366 family protein: MQAGRGIRALPDTRRESWLARLAMRFAAWAERWFPDAFVFVALAVVIVAAAALFNGAPVKAVAKSFGDGFWSLIAFTLQQAMIAVTGYIIARSPPAGRLITLMARIPKSGRSAVAFIALLTMCISLLNWAVSLVFSGLLAREIARRTDIRMDYRAAGAAAYLGLGCIWGLGISSAAAQLQANASSLPKSILSITGVIPFAETIFLWQSGALALVLIVLSTAIAFWSSPSEHSAVTAQDLGVDVSVAPKTLPKRTRPGEWLEYSPILTILIVALGAGWLIQEFAGKNFLLAISNLNTYNFVMLLLGLLLHWRPRSFLDAAVGAIPATSGVLIQFPFYGGIAAIMTGAIGFGGNSLATVLAHAFVSISSTHSFAAVISIYSAVLGFFIPSGGGKWLLEAPYVMQAANDLHVHLGWAVQVYNSAEALPNLLNPFWMLPLLGVLGLRAKDIVGFTALQCLVHIPVVIFLLWALGFTLQYVAPVIPH; encoded by the coding sequence ATGCAGGCGGGGAGGGGAATCCGAGCGTTGCCGGACACGCGGAGGGAAAGTTGGCTTGCGCGATTGGCGATGCGATTTGCCGCGTGGGCAGAGCGCTGGTTCCCTGATGCGTTCGTGTTCGTTGCGCTGGCGGTGGTCATCGTCGCTGCGGCCGCGCTGTTCAATGGCGCACCGGTAAAAGCGGTGGCGAAGTCCTTTGGCGACGGCTTCTGGAGTTTGATCGCCTTTACCTTGCAGCAGGCGATGATCGCCGTGACCGGGTATATCATCGCGCGCTCGCCGCCGGCTGGCCGCCTCATCACCCTGATGGCACGTATCCCGAAAAGCGGCAGATCGGCGGTAGCCTTCATTGCGCTGTTGACGATGTGCATCTCCCTGCTCAATTGGGCCGTGAGTTTGGTGTTCAGCGGCTTGCTCGCGCGCGAGATCGCACGTCGCACCGATATCCGGATGGACTATCGCGCTGCCGGCGCCGCGGCCTACCTCGGCCTGGGCTGCATTTGGGGCCTGGGCATCAGCTCCGCGGCGGCGCAGTTGCAGGCAAACGCCAGTTCGCTGCCAAAGTCCATTTTGAGTATCACCGGCGTTATTCCGTTTGCTGAAACCATCTTCCTGTGGCAATCCGGCGCTTTGGCGCTGGTGTTGATCGTGCTCTCGACCGCCATCGCGTTCTGGTCGTCGCCGTCGGAGCACAGCGCGGTAACGGCGCAGGATCTCGGCGTGGATGTGTCGGTGGCGCCGAAGACGCTGCCGAAGCGGACCCGCCCGGGAGAATGGTTGGAATACAGTCCGATCTTGACGATTCTGATTGTTGCGTTGGGAGCCGGTTGGCTGATTCAGGAGTTCGCCGGCAAGAATTTCCTTCTTGCAATCTCGAATTTGAATACGTACAACTTCGTGATGTTGCTGTTGGGATTGTTGCTGCACTGGCGTCCGAGAAGTTTTCTCGATGCCGCCGTGGGTGCCATACCGGCAACGTCCGGCGTGCTGATTCAGTTCCCTTTTTATGGCGGTATCGCGGCGATCATGACCGGTGCCATCGGCTTTGGCGGCAACTCGCTGGCGACGGTTCTGGCGCATGCGTTCGTCAGCATCAGCAGTACGCATTCGTTTGCCGCGGTGATCAGCATCTACTCGGCCGTGCTGGGCTTCTTCATTCCTTCCGGCGGCGGTAAGTGGCTGCTGGAGGCGCCCTATGTGATGCAAGCAGCCAACGATCTGCATGTGCACCTCGGCTGGGCGGTGCAGGTCTACAACTCCGCGGAAGCGCTGCCGAACCTGCTGAATCCGTTCTGGATGTTGCCGCTTCTGGGCGTGCTGGGCTTGCGCGCCAAGGACATCGTCGGTTTCACGGCGCTGCAGTGTCTGGTGCATATCCCCGTCGTCATATTCTTGCTCTGGGCGTTGGGATTTACCTTGCAGTACGTGGCGCCGGTCATCCCCCATTGA